One region of Nycticebus coucang isolate mNycCou1 chromosome 10, mNycCou1.pri, whole genome shotgun sequence genomic DNA includes:
- the LOC128595692 gene encoding olfactory receptor 10Z1 — MGLTNVTSWRGFVFLGFSCFGELQLLLFALFLSLYVITLTSNVFIIVVIRLDSHLHTPMYLFLSFLSFSETCYTLGIIPRMLSGLAMGNQTISYVGCAAQMFFSASWACTNCFLLAVMGFDRYVAICFPLHYASRMSSALCGQLIGTSFLSGYFFGLGMTLVIFRLSFCSSHEIQHFFCDTPPVLSLACGDTGLSELGILILSLLVLLVSFFFITISYAYILAAILRIPSAEGRKKAFSTCASHFTVVIIHYGCASFMYLRPKASYFLERDQLIAVTYTVVTPLLNPIVYSLRNRAVQAALRNAFQGRLLGKG; from the coding sequence ATGGGGCTGACCAATGTGACCTCCTGGAGGGGTTTTGTCTTCCTGGGCTTCTCTTGCTTTGGAGAgctgcaactcctgctttttgcCCTGTTCCTCTCTCTGTATGTCATCACCCTGACCAGCAATGTCTTCATTATTGTAGTCATCCGGCTGGACAGCCATCTGCACACCCCCATGtacctcttcctttccttcctttccttctccgaGACCTGCTACACTTTGGGCATCATCCCTAGGATGCTCTCTGGCCTGGCGATGGGGAACCAGACTATCTCCTATGTGGGCTGTGCTGCCCAGAtgttcttctctgcctcttgggCCTGTACCAACTGCTTCCTCTTGGCTGTCATGGGCTTTGACAGATATGTGGCCATCTGTTTTCCACTGCATTATGCCAGTCGCATGAGTTCTGCCCTCTGTGGCCAGCTGATTGGTACCTCCTTCCTGAGTGGATATTTCTTTGGCCTGGGAATGACGCTGGTAATTTTCCGCCTCTCATTCTGCAGCTCCCATGAGATCCAGCACTTTTTCTGTGACACCCCACCAGTACTGAGCCTTGCTTGTGGGGACACAGGACTGAGTGAGCTGGGGATCCTCATTCTCAGCCTGCTGGTCCTCCTGGTTTCCTTCTTCTTCATCACCATCTCCTACGCCTACATCCTGGCAGCGATCCTGAGGATCCCCTCTGCCGAGGGGCGGAAGAAGGCCTTCTCCACCTGCGCCTCACATTTCACCGTGGTCATTATTCACTATGGTTGTGCCTCGTTCATGTACCTGAGGCCCAAAGCCAGCTATTTCCTGGAGAGAGATCAGCTCATTGCCGTCACCTATACTGTGGTGACCCCTCTCCTCAACCCCATCGTGTATAGTCTAAGGAATCGGGCTGTGCAGGCAGCTCTAAGAAATGCTTTTCAAGGGAGGCTGCTGGGTAAAGGGTGA